A window of Corallococcus macrosporus DSM 14697 contains these coding sequences:
- a CDS encoding DUF4388 domain-containing protein — MATRPKATPRLAGEAATLELELPLTQGLSPSRPLQAWFNGPEGMVLLPESQGAAGFLAGSLRTLSMEEVFANVLSGIRSGLLAVQHATGRRTVSFRDGQVVFATSTERWERLGSALLRLGLLTQVQLTQALSRVTPSRRIGQVLTSEGLVSEANLYSAMTYVVREVVLSLFELEEASFMFVEGPAPMADVVKLPERTRDLVLTGIKRSEVVARLRRRFPDGMRVTLGPEGPLPGEERLFARLADGLSLGSLRAAYEGGPHAFYTWLEEAVRGGNVTVQPAEPPPAQTPAVEGMAWELLSAEERYNLLLSLVHRSLRDAGRDTDLLRGFLDAPPQGLEDAYAGVTLGADGRVDVARLRANLSTGGEAVGRALTLEALDAFVSYALFSARNVLPPEVAERLSNTYRTLQGGLA; from the coding sequence GTGGCGACACGACCCAAGGCCACGCCCCGCCTCGCGGGTGAGGCGGCGACGCTCGAGCTGGAGCTGCCGCTCACCCAGGGCTTGTCCCCCTCCCGTCCCCTCCAGGCCTGGTTCAACGGGCCGGAGGGGATGGTGCTCCTCCCGGAGTCGCAAGGCGCCGCCGGCTTCCTGGCCGGCAGCCTGCGCACCCTGTCGATGGAGGAGGTCTTCGCCAACGTCCTGTCGGGCATCCGCAGCGGGCTCCTGGCCGTGCAGCACGCCACCGGCCGCCGCACGGTGTCCTTCCGTGACGGGCAGGTGGTGTTCGCCACCTCCACCGAGCGCTGGGAGCGGCTGGGCTCGGCGCTGCTCCGCCTGGGCCTCCTGACGCAGGTGCAGCTCACCCAGGCGCTGTCGCGCGTGACGCCGTCGCGGCGCATCGGTCAGGTGCTGACGTCCGAGGGGCTCGTCTCCGAGGCGAACCTCTACAGCGCCATGACGTACGTGGTGCGCGAGGTGGTGCTCAGCCTCTTCGAGCTGGAGGAGGCCAGCTTCATGTTCGTCGAGGGCCCCGCGCCCATGGCGGACGTGGTGAAGCTGCCGGAGCGCACCCGGGACCTCGTCCTCACCGGCATCAAGCGCTCGGAGGTGGTGGCCCGCCTCCGCCGCCGCTTCCCGGACGGCATGCGCGTGACGCTGGGGCCCGAGGGGCCGCTGCCCGGCGAGGAGCGCCTGTTCGCCAGGCTGGCGGACGGGCTGTCGCTGGGCAGCCTGCGCGCGGCCTATGAAGGGGGCCCGCACGCCTTCTACACGTGGCTGGAGGAGGCCGTCCGGGGCGGCAATGTCACGGTGCAACCCGCGGAGCCGCCTCCGGCGCAGACGCCCGCGGTGGAGGGCATGGCCTGGGAGCTGCTGTCCGCCGAGGAGCGCTACAACCTGCTGTTGTCCCTGGTGCACCGCTCACTGCGCGACGCCGGCAGGGACACGGACCTGCTGCGCGGCTTCCTGGACGCGCCGCCGCAGGGGCTGGAGGACGCGTACGCCGGCGTGACGCTGGGCGCGGACGGGCGCGTGGACGTGGCGCGGCTGCGCGCCAACCTCTCCACGGGCGGCGAGGCCGTGGGCCGGGCCCTCACGTTGGAGGCCCTGGACGCCTTCGTGTCCTACGCGTTGTTTTCAGCGCGCAACGTCCTCCCTCCCGAGGTCGCCGAGCGGCTGTCCAACACCTACCGCACCCTCCAGGGAGGACTGGCCTAG
- a CDS encoding thioredoxin domain-containing protein, whose amino-acid sequence MLNRPTRVILAALLAATFTAGCNKEKAPATAPTAQQAGGEPAPDTVVATFGDGQKITYKELNERLQEPLANLEKQKSQLLKRGLDGMVTEKLVDAEAKKRGLSQEAYLKAEIDDKVPPPTEERIKEVYDGAAGQLPEGSTFEQMKPQIVEFLTQQPKQERAQALFEELRKAANVKLTLPEPPRPPAVRKQVAATGAAKGGPEGAPVTIVEFSDFQCPFCSRANPALAQVQQEYGDKVRIVFRHFPLDFHKEAPKASEAALCAGDQGKFWEMHDLLFANQQALGVDALKKHAADLQLDTAKFNTCLDSGEKAAVVQKDLAEGKQAGVSGTPAFFINGILLSGAQPFEEFKSIIDAELNAPKK is encoded by the coding sequence ATGCTCAACCGTCCCACCCGCGTCATCCTCGCCGCGCTCCTGGCGGCCACCTTCACCGCCGGCTGCAACAAGGAGAAGGCGCCGGCCACCGCCCCTACGGCGCAGCAGGCCGGGGGTGAGCCCGCGCCCGACACCGTCGTCGCGACGTTCGGCGACGGTCAGAAGATTACGTACAAGGAGCTCAACGAGCGCCTCCAGGAGCCGCTGGCCAACCTGGAGAAGCAGAAGTCGCAGCTCCTGAAGCGCGGCCTGGACGGCATGGTGACGGAGAAGCTCGTCGACGCCGAGGCCAAGAAGCGGGGCCTCTCCCAGGAGGCGTACCTCAAGGCGGAGATTGACGACAAGGTTCCGCCGCCGACCGAGGAGCGCATCAAGGAGGTCTACGACGGCGCCGCCGGCCAGCTCCCCGAGGGCTCCACCTTCGAGCAGATGAAGCCGCAGATCGTGGAGTTCCTGACGCAGCAGCCGAAGCAGGAGCGCGCGCAGGCCCTCTTCGAGGAGCTGCGCAAGGCCGCCAACGTCAAGCTGACGCTGCCCGAGCCGCCGCGCCCGCCCGCCGTGCGCAAGCAGGTGGCCGCCACGGGCGCCGCCAAGGGTGGCCCGGAGGGCGCGCCCGTCACCATCGTCGAGTTCAGCGACTTCCAGTGCCCGTTCTGCAGCCGCGCCAACCCGGCGCTGGCGCAGGTGCAGCAGGAGTACGGCGACAAGGTCCGCATCGTGTTCCGCCACTTCCCGCTGGACTTCCACAAGGAGGCGCCGAAGGCCTCCGAGGCCGCGCTGTGCGCGGGGGACCAGGGCAAGTTCTGGGAGATGCACGACCTGCTCTTCGCCAACCAGCAGGCGCTGGGCGTGGACGCGCTGAAGAAGCACGCCGCCGACCTGCAGCTCGACACGGCGAAGTTCAACACCTGCCTGGACTCGGGTGAGAAGGCCGCCGTCGTCCAGAAGGACCTGGCCGAGGGCAAGCAGGCGGGCGTGTCCGGCACCCCGGCCTTCTTCATCAACGGCATCCTGCTGTCCGGCGCGCAGCCCTTCGAGGAGTTCAAGAGCATCATCGACGCGGAGCTGAACGCGCCGAAGAAGTAG
- the lpxC gene encoding UDP-3-O-acyl-N-acetylglucosamine deacetylase, producing the protein MRPSSYNQRTLSKIASLQGVGLHSGARVTLTLRPAPPGHGIVFVRTDLARPVSIPALAEYVVDTSLATTLGRDGVRVGTVEHLMAALAGMGIDNLRVELDGPEVPIMDGSAAPFAALIQSAGVREQEAPKELLVIRKAVSVVDGDKQASLTPARHFRISCTIDFEHPVIQGQSFDLDFGDRDFAREISRARTFGFLRDVEKLKQLGLARGGSLENAIVVDEVSILNPDGLRFPDEFVRHKILDAIGDVSLFGRPVIGHMTAYKTGHALNHKLVRKVMSDPSCYDIVPARRRELEGMGLGFSGLAGALDFEPLVA; encoded by the coding sequence ATGCGACCGTCCTCCTACAACCAGCGCACCCTCTCGAAGATCGCCTCCCTGCAGGGCGTGGGCCTCCACTCGGGTGCCCGGGTGACGCTCACCCTGCGCCCGGCGCCCCCGGGTCACGGCATCGTCTTCGTGCGCACGGACCTCGCCCGGCCGGTGAGCATCCCGGCGCTGGCGGAGTACGTGGTGGACACGTCGCTGGCCACCACGCTGGGGCGTGACGGGGTCCGGGTGGGGACGGTGGAGCACCTGATGGCGGCGCTGGCCGGCATGGGCATCGACAACCTCCGGGTGGAGCTGGACGGTCCGGAGGTCCCCATCATGGACGGCAGCGCGGCGCCCTTCGCGGCCCTCATCCAGAGCGCGGGCGTGCGGGAGCAGGAGGCGCCCAAGGAGCTGCTCGTCATCCGCAAGGCGGTGTCGGTGGTGGATGGCGACAAGCAGGCCTCGCTCACGCCGGCGCGCCACTTCCGCATCAGCTGCACCATCGACTTCGAGCACCCCGTCATCCAGGGTCAGTCCTTCGACCTGGACTTCGGTGACCGCGACTTCGCGCGGGAGATTTCCCGGGCGCGCACCTTCGGCTTCCTGCGGGACGTGGAGAAGCTGAAGCAGCTGGGCCTGGCGCGGGGCGGCTCGCTGGAGAACGCCATCGTCGTGGACGAGGTCTCCATCCTCAACCCGGACGGGCTGCGCTTCCCGGACGAGTTCGTGCGCCACAAGATCCTGGACGCCATCGGCGACGTGTCGCTGTTCGGCCGGCCCGTCATCGGCCACATGACGGCGTACAAGACGGGCCACGCGCTCAACCACAAGCTGGTGCGCAAGGTGATGTCCGACCCGAGCTGCTACGACATCGTCCCGGCCCGCCGCCGTGAGCTGGAGGGCATGGGATTGGGCTTCTCTGGACTCGCGGGCGCACTGGACTTCGAGCCGCTGGTCGCCTGA